The following coding sequences are from one Primulina eburnea isolate SZY01 chromosome 15, ASM2296580v1, whole genome shotgun sequence window:
- the LOC140815506 gene encoding uncharacterized protein, with translation MAAREQVHPHEETDEVDSGFGQMNPLPPPPMGQAPADQPLLPNELTLAQFNSYFPPRFDSSETGERAEEWIERIEQIFVTAPCDRSAWLRLATFQISRNVLLWWQTTEAGLRAQGHTVDWDVFRSRFLDKYFSIAARQKKEKEFEDLRQGSMSVAEYESRYSVLLKYVPHIATNVHAKMRHFLKGLKLELFDHVQSNNPISFEDAVMRAEMAELVMQEYGAQGRLSEPTRESLRPHGQSFKYQKGSSSSSSSGKRRFDSRHVESRGGSSQSVQGQRGESRAVRCFRCGGSHLIRECTQTEITCFECGSVGHLARQCPSCDGQRKPRSARGRSSERGGRQPQQFTPRPSGGQPRMQGAGPPQAQVYALTREQAEEAREEMIAGNCYLCSYPAYILIDTGASHTFISKRFLVEHHMRSSPLSMPLYVSTPSEVDISVVSMISDDEKERWTFYGKGSRPRVPLVSAIWMSRLLEHGHEGYLIYAVDVTEKKKEVGIEDIPIVAEFADVFPDEIPGFPPAREVEFGIELMPGTSPISRTPYRMAPAELRELKAQLQDLLDKGYIRPSVSPWGSTCCGICLEIAETTRNKTKLNMRQRRWLDLLKDYDCEIEYHPGRANLTADALSRKVSTLLAEPDIYRCIRDAQMTDERVQRWKELVYQKQDTRFRVADDGSLRMNDRWVVPDISELRQGLKTAMGTELSLSTAYHPQTNGQTERTIQTLEDMLRAYVIDFKSAWQSSIPLVEFAYNNSYLSSIQMAPFEALYGRRCRSPLYWDDVDRAAVTGPDMIHEMEQKVKLIQQRLKVAQDRQAAYANKRRRPLEFYQGDRVFLKVSPFRGTARFGMKGKLAPIYVGPYEILQRIGTLAYRLALPPSLSGIHDVFHVSMLRKYEPDPSHVLDISEVQLDPDVSYVERPVCNLDRSERKLRSKLIPMVKVQWEHRGVEEATWETERHMKELYPYLF, from the exons ATGGCAGCTAGAGAACAGGTACATCCACACGAGGAAACGGACGAGGTTGACAGTGGGTTTGGGCAGATGAATCCATTGCCACCTCCTCCTATGGGACAGGCACCTGCAGATCAGCCTTTATTACCTAATGAGTTGACTTTAGCACAGTTCAACAGTTATTTTCCGCCGAGATTTGATAGTTCTGAGACTGGTGAGCGAGCAGAGGAGTGGATTGAGAGGATAGAGCAGATATTTGTGACCGCTCCGTGTGATAGGTCTGCTTGGTTACGATTGGCTACATTTCAGATTTCGAGGAATGTATTATTGTGGTGGCAGACGACTGAGGCCGGATTGAGAGCTCAGGGCCATACTGTTGATTGGGATGTGTTTCGATCTCGTTttcttgataaatatttttctatagCAGCCAGACAGAAGAAAGAGAAAGAATTCGAGGATTTGAGACaaggtagtatgtctgttgctgAGTATGAGTCTCGGTATTCTGTGTTGCTGAAATATGTGCCACATATTGCTACAAATGTTCATGCTAAGATGAGGCACTTCTTGAAAGGGTTGAAGTTAGAGTTATTTGATCATGTGCAATCAAATAACCCGATATCATTTGAGGATGCAGTGATGAGGGCTGAGATGGCTGAGTTGGTGATGCAGGAGTATGGGGCTCAGGGACGATTATCAGAGCCGACTAGGGAGTCATTGCGACCACATGGACAGtcttttaaatatcagaagggtTCATCCTCTTCATCCTCATCTGGGAAGCGCCGATTTGATTCACGACATGTTGAGAGTCGTGGGGGCAGTTCTCAGTCTGTTCAGGGACAGAGAGGGGAATCCAGAGCAGTGAGATGTTTTCGTTGTGGGGGATCTCATCTGATCAGAGAGTGTACGCAGACCGAGATCACCTGTTTTGAGTGTGGCAGTGTTGGTCATCTGGCGAGACAGTGTCCTAGTTGTGACGGACAGCGAAAGCCTAGGAGTGCTAGAGGTAGATCCTCAGAGAGAGGAGGACGACAGCCTCAGCAGTTTACACCACGACCTTCTGGAGGACAGCCACGTATGCAGGGAGCTGGTCCGCCTCAGGCACAGGTGTATGCTTTGACACGAGAGCAGGCAGAGGAGGCACGAGAAGAGATGATAGCGGGTAATTGTTATTTATGttcttatcctgcttatattctTATTGATACTGGTGCCTCGCATACATTTATATCGAAGAGGTTTTTGGTTGAGCATCATATGCGCTCATCTCCATTGTCTATGCCTCTTTATGTTTCGACACCTTCTGaagttgatatatcagttgtatCTATGATATCAGATG ATGAGAAAGAGCGTTGGACATTTTATGGGAAGGGTTCTCGTCCCCGTGTTCCGTTGGTATCTGCCATCTGGATGTCTCGGTTATTGGAGCATGGgcatgagggttatcttatttatgctgtagatgtgaCAGAGAAGAAGAAAGAGGTGGGAATAGAGGACATACCTATAGTTGCTGAGTTTGCcgatgtatttcctgatgagattccaggcttCCCACCAGCTCGTGAGGTAGAGTTTGGGatcgagttgatgccaggtacttcCCCTATTTCTCGTACTccttacagaatggcaccagcagAGTTGAGAGAGTTGAAAGCCCAGTTGCAGGACTTGCTGGACAAGGGATACATTCGTCCTAGTGTATCgccttggg gatCGACATGTTgtggcatatgcctcgagatAGCTGAAACCACACGAAACAAG AcaaagttgaatatgagacagagacggtggctAGATTTGctaaaggattatgattgtgagattgaaTATCATCCTGGTCGAGCcaatcttacagctgatgcactgagtcgtaaA GTATCTACCTTATTAGCTGAACCTGATATATATCGTTGTATTCGTGATGCACAGATGACAGATGAGAGAGTTCAGCGATGGAAGGAGTTGGTTTATCAGAAACAAGATACTCGTTTTAGAGTCGCTGATGATGGCAGTTTGAGGATGAATGATAGATGGGTAGTTCCTGATATATCTGAGTTGCGTCAGG GATTGAAGACTGCGATGGGGACAGAGTTGAGTttgagtacagcttatcatcctcagacaaaTGGTCAGACTGAGCGTACTATTCAGACGctggaggatatgttgcgtgcttaTGTTATAGATTTTAAATCTGCTTGGCAGTCATCTATTCCATTGGTAGAGTTTGCGTATAACAATAGTTATCTGAGTAGTATTCAGATGGCTCCAtttgaggcattgtatgggagaCGTTGTAGATCTccgttatattgggatgatgttGATCGAGCTGCAGTTACCGGTCCTGATATGATTCATGAGATGGAACAGAAAGTAAAGTTGATACAGCAACGATTGAAAGTAGCACAAGATAGACAGGCCGCCTATGCAAATAAAAGACGAAGACCCTTAGAGTTTTATCAGGGcgatcgagtatttttgaaagtttCTCCTTTTCGTGGCACAGCACGATTTGGTATGAAAGGAAAGTTGGCACCGATATATGTTGGCCCGTATGAGATATTGCAGCGGATAGGCACTTTGGCTTACCGATTGGCTCTACCTCCATCTTTATCTGgtattcacgatgtgtttcatgtgtcgatGTTGCGGAAGTATGAGCCGGATC